From Clarias gariepinus isolate MV-2021 ecotype Netherlands chromosome 2, CGAR_prim_01v2, whole genome shotgun sequence, one genomic window encodes:
- the LOC128518034 gene encoding CD276 antigen homolog, whose amino-acid sequence MTNFSCICTVWISAWVDLLSAEPEISVSGPVGSTAVLPCQLTSVDTDRLYIRWKIMSETVFERVGVASYQGEGYEGRVDVPVEELRKGNCSLVLHNLTFTDTGVYTSYQTVRHTKRSVRVRRGTVPINSVNLSVYGE is encoded by the exons ATGACTAACTTTTCCTGCATCTGCACCGTGTGGATCAGTGCCTGGGTGG ACCTCCTCTCTGCAGAACCTGAGATCAGTGTATCTGGCCCAGTGGGTTCTACAGCTGTCCTGCCGTGTCAACTGACGAGTGTAGACACTGACAGACTGTATATTAGATGGAAAATCATgtctgagactgtgtttgagcgAGTGGGTGTGGCCTCGTATCAGGGTGAGGGATATGAGGGTCGTGTGGACGTTCCTGTGGAGGAGCTGCGTAAGGGGAACTGTTCACTGGTGTTACACAATCTGACATTTACTGATACAGGAGTCTACACcagctaccagacagtgagacacaccAAGAGATCTGTCCGTGTTAGGAGAGGAACAGTCCCGATCAACAGTGTTAATCTCTCAGTCTatggtgagtga